The genomic window AAAAATTACCAGAAGCTTCTAAAGCCTTCACAGACATGCGTTCAGCGGTATTCAGGAATAATTCACTTGATCTGAAAGTCAAGGAACTTATAGCAGTTGCATCTTCAGTTCTCATGAGATGTGAGAAATGTGTAAAGATACATGCTGAAAGAGCAAAGGAAAACGGTGCAACAGAAGAAGAGATCGCAGAAGCTATAGCAGTAGCAATGTTCATTGCAGGTGGATCACAGTTGCACTGGACGGAGGCTTATGAAGATATCTTTGACGGCTCCGATGAGTAAATGAATATATAATCGAAGTAAAGAAAATCGATTTGTGGAAAAGTTTATTTGTATTGGAGCTATTACCTATGTTATCATAAAAGTTAGTGAATAGTTTCAATATTAATAAGACATAACAATAAAAAAAGAGAAGTGAATTAAACTTATGTATAAAATAGATATTTATGCCATAAAAAACGATATTACATTTTGAATACAGAAATTAGATCTATTTTAAAATTAAAAATCATATAATGGGTTAAAATATGGTGGTAAAAAGATCCATTCTAAGCTTGTTGATAGTTACCCTCCTTATCTCAGGATTTAGCTTTCAGGCTCAAAGTCTGAGCTTTGAGGCCAGAGCACTGAATGAAGAAGGACTAACTTTTACATTTAACGGCAGTTATGAAAAAGCATTGGCCAATTATGATATGGCCCTTGACATCGAACCTGATTACATTGAAGCTCTTGATAATAAAGCATCAACATATTACCTTCTTGGAGAGTACGATAAAGCAATAGAATGTTATGACATGGTGCTGGAACTTCAACCTGATCATGTGTTAACGCTCACCAAAAAGGGTATGGCCTTTTCTGAAAAAGGCGATTACAAATCTGCTATTTCGATGTATGATCAGGCACTTGTGTCTATTGAAAAATACCTGATCAAAACCAGTGGACCAAACAATTCCAGCATAATAGATACTGATATGCCAGCATCTGAGATGACAGATGATATGAGCTCAGAAGAAGCAGTCGTACTATATCATAAGGCAAAGGCACTGGACAATATTGGACAACATGATGAAGCAATGAACATCTATGGAAGTTTCCTTGAACTCCAGATG from Methanococcoides methylutens includes these protein-coding regions:
- a CDS encoding carboxymuconolactone decarboxylase family protein, with protein sequence MTFLDEKLPEASKAFTDMRSAVFRNNSLDLKVKELIAVASSVLMRCEKCVKIHAERAKENGATEEEIAEAIAVAMFIAGGSQLHWTEAYEDIFDGSDE